The following are encoded together in the Lactuca sativa cultivar Salinas chromosome 1, Lsat_Salinas_v11, whole genome shotgun sequence genome:
- the LOC111916799 gene encoding HIPL1 protein, whose translation MAAVHHLVIFYFLSLLLFLINPALSLPLCTDSRAPLTPKTPLAFCSYNESSCCNSTQDLNIQKQFESLNVSQPPCASLLKSILCSQCDPFSAELYTITTSPRQIPVLCNSTVSSDSSQSNQATNNFCGTVYDSCQNVSIKNSPFSPLLQNQAPPPANTTSKLSQIWPSRTDFCTNTGGSSTAGSVCFSGEKVSFNATKNTTENIPKGMCLERIGNDTYIDMVAHTDGSNRVFFANQKGQIWLATVPEMGSGGTLNIDESKPFLDITDEVHFDTSTGLMAIAIHPNFTKNGRFFASFNCDKSDRPGCGGRCACNSDINCDPSKLEEDNGAQPCQYQTVIAEYNTNPSVSAGEARRIFTMGLPYTGHHGGQILFGPDGYLYFMMGDGGGEGDPQNFSQNKKSLLGKIMRFDIDNIPSQEEITRLALWGNYSIPKDNPYMEDNELLPEIWALGLRNPWRCSFDSERSSYFMCGDIGQNYFEEVDLITKHGNYGWRAYEGPGVFAPLQSPGGNTSANSINPIFPVMGYSHSDINKNEGSASITGGYFYRSMTDPCMYGSYLYGDLYATAMWAGIETPSDSGNFTSTKIPFTCASDSPLPCSIVPGSSVPALGYIFSFGQDNNKDVYLLTSSGVYRIVAPSRCNYECAIEKTTTGGPNQSPSSSPSMANMLKGSYTNLGSLLVTIFGLVYLVFIY comes from the exons ATGGCTGCTGTTCATCATTTGGTCATCTTCTACTTTCTAAGTTTGCTTCTATTCCTCATCAATCCAGCACTTTCACTTCCTCTCTGCACCGATTCAA GAGCACCATTGACACCGAAGACTCCTCTAGCTTTCTGTTCTTATAACGAGTCATCATGCTGCAATTCAACCCAAGATTTGAACATACAGAAGCAGTTTGAATCACTGAATGTATCTCAGCCGCCATGTGCTTCTCTTCTCAAATCCATCCTTTGCTCG caATGCGATCCGTTTTCAGCAGAACTGTACACGATCACCACCTCTCCTCGACAAATTCCCGTGCTTTGCAACTCAACGGTTTCATCAGATTCATCACAAAGCAACCAAGCCACGAACAATTTCTGTGGAACTGTATACGATTCATGTCAAAATGTTTCCATCAAAAACTCTCCATTTTCACCATTGTTACAAAACCAAGCTCCACCACCAGCCAACACCACTAGCAAACTGAGCCAAATTTGGCCATCAAGAACCGATTTCTGCACCAACACCGGTGGATCCTCCACCGCTGGCTCCGTATGCTTCTCCGGTGAAAAAGTTAGCTTTAATGCTACCAAAAACACCACCGAAAATATCCCGAAAGGGATGTGTCTAGAGAGGATTGGTAACGATACCTACATCGATATGGTGGCTCACACCGATGGTTCGAACCGCGTCTTTTTTGCAAACCAGAAAGGTCAAATCTGGTTAGCTACGGTTCCGGAAATGGGTTCGGGAGGTACATTAAACATTGATGAGTCGAAACCGTTTCTAGATATAACCGATGAGGTTCATTTTGACACTTCAACCGGGTTGATGGCGATAGCAATTCATCCGAATTTCACGAAAAACGGGCGGTTTTTTGCTTCGTTTAACTGTGACAAATCTGATCGGCCTGGATGTGGAGGAAGGTGTGCTTGTAACTCTGATATAAACTGTGATCCTTCAAAACTAGAAGAAGATAACGGAGCTCAGCCATGCCAGTATCAGACTGTCATAGCAGAATACAACACG AATCCAAGTGTTTCGGCTGGAGAAGCAAGGAGAATCTTCACGATGGGTCTTCCGTATACAGGTCACCATGGTGGGCAAATCCTTTTCGGACCAGACGGGTATCTTTATTTCATGATGGGAGATGGTGGAGGTGAAGGTGATCCTCAGAATTTTTCCCAAAACAAGAAGTCGTTGTTGGGAAAGATTATGAGGTTCGACATCGATAACATACCAA GCCAAGAAGAAATCACTCGACTCGCTCTATGGGGAAACTACTCCATCCCGAAGGACAATCCATATATGGAAGACaacgagttgttgccagagaTATGGGCGCTAGGATTACGTAATCCTTGGCGTTGTAGTTTCGACTCTGAAAGGTCATCTTACTTCATGTGTGGGGATATCGGCCAG AATTATTTTGAAGAGGTGgatttgatcacaaaacatgggaACTACGGTTGGCGTGCTTACGAGGGACCAGGAGTTTTCGCCCCTCTACAGTCTCCCGGGGGGAACACGTCGGCAAACTCCATCAATCCGATCTTTCCGGTAATGGGTTATAGCCATTCTGATATAAATAAGAACGAAGGTTCAGCTTCTATTACTGGCGGGTATTTCTATAGATCCATGACTGATCCATGTATGTATGGAAG TTACTTATATGGAGATCTATACGCAACTGCAATGTGGGCAGGCATTGAAACCCCTAGCGATAGTGGGAATTTCACATCTACTAAGATTCCGTTTACATGTGCCTCAGATTCTCCTTTACCATGTAGCATTGTTCCCGGAAGTTCAGTTCCAGCACTAGGTTACATCTTTTCATTCGGGCAGGACAACAACAAGGATGTATACCTCCTAACGAGTAGTGGCGTCTATAGGATTGTTGCTCCAAGTCGTTGTAATTATGAGTGTGCAATAGAGAAGACGACAACTGGTGGTCCGAATCAAAGCCCATCTTCTTCTCCTTCCATGGCAAACATGTTGAAGGGTTCATACACTAATCTAGGGTCTCTTCTTGTTAccatttttggattggtttatttggtttttatttattaa
- the LOC111916797 gene encoding DDT domain-containing protein DDR4 isoform X3 codes for MSDEPSSSPIHCDGEINDNNKTAANNNNGSDAVVRRERPSRACTARSAARLYAAAAAEAAVVTGGRKQKSRRRPSRREIEEEEEEEEEQPPSPPNPYSTIVTPLVREPPLSQLSRWSIRSMWELASILNFFNVYRPLLNIKVEFSVEEFETALITPNGTLGDIHIPLLKAISPVTRMALGRNTWVTVLCRKLRDWWHWVAEGELPIVASHGAEIETYNTLDPGVRVIILKALCDIRVEQEDIRGYIDDSIKHGVPLSAFRKERTGGDSHGVSYWYEDDPIIGQRLYREIRTVEVKKGKGKNVQSVPSYQWETIATNLDEFQDVSEKLSSSKNRTESSLGKKLEDDILPEIEKVHKRKEKLLKRQHRQALLLDSMIIDALGPGRSLRGRKPVSYTFDDYDRSINEAIKITKRKQASPEHSVREHSVRREGLRNGVSTNGAPSQTSHQPSPIPSSPDSHSLQLHYDETDEDHAYASEPLDRRKRQRPQRYSAHEFVEAVSDNDGDSDDDIVGEAVYDEEYLKRRKGRRKMSSSSEGEGDEEYHWDEENAKEEEEEEEDEDEGDASISASEDSDVPQRSNKFSGRARRATKLRSVVELQDGLRRSKRATRNRIDYTKYEFSDSEPELAKPEKLNGPNKNHEASESDTPGFPMGSDDNTGTGSDTDNGEVKMDGPVIEDEPKMEKEDEHKEPQAMKVDEPVEDEFEGGSQKRRFLDLNELAPGPGFEDGQTMKDEDTDNL; via the exons ATGTCTGACGAACCATCCTCATCGCCGATCCATTGCGACGGCGAAATCAACGACAACAATAAAACTGCTGCAAACAATAACAATGGAAGCGACGCTGTAGTGAGGAGAGAGAGGCCTTCGCGGGCATGTACTGCTCGTTCCGCTGCACGGTTGTACGCAGCTGCCGCTGCGGAAGCGGCGGTTGTGACGGGTGGACGGAAACAGAAATCCAGACGGCGGCCTTCTCGGAGAGAAatagaggaggaggaagaagaagaagaagagcaaCCGCCTTCTCCGCCTAACCCGTACAGCACGATCGTGACGCCGTTGGTGCGAGAGCCTCCGCTGTCACAGTTGTCGCGATGGAGTATTAGGTCTATGTGGGAGCTAGCATCaattcttaatttttttaat GTTTATAGGCCTCTTTTGAATATTAAAGTTGAGTTTTCTGTTGAAGAGTTCGAAACAGCCCTGATTACACCGAATGGTACTTTGGGTGACATTCATATTCCTTTATTGAAG GCAATATCTCCAGTTACTCGGATGGCGTTAGGAAGAAACACATGGGTTACTGTTTTATGCAGAAAGCTAAGAGATTGGTGGCACTGG GTTGCAGAGGGGGAATTACCTATTGTAGCATCACATGG GGCGGAaattgaaacatataacacactTGATCCTGGTGTTCGTGTGATCATATTGAAAGCCTTATGTGACATTCGTGTTGAG CAAGAAGATATAAGAGGCTATATAGATGACTCTATAAAACATGGTGTTCCTCTTTCAGCATTTCGTAAAGAACGTACAGGTGGCGACTCTCATGGAGTTTCTTACTG GTACGAGGATGATCCTATCATTGGACAGAGGTTATACCGTGAAATTAGGACAGTGGAAGTGAAGAAAGGGAAGGGGAAAAATGTACAGTCTGTTCCATCGTATCAGTGGGAAACAATTGCTACTAATTTGGATGAGTTTCAAGACGTTTCA GAAAAACTATCTTCTAGCAAAAATCGTACCGAGTCTTCACTTGGGAAGAAACTAGAAGATGACATCCTACCAGAGATTGAGAAGGTCCATAAG AGGAAAGAGAAGTTGCTCAAGAGACAGCATAGACAAGCTCTTCTTCTTGATAGCATGATTATTGATGCACTTGGTCCAGGGCGTTCCCTACGTGGCAGAAAACCCGTGTCCTACACTTTTG ATGATTATGACCGATCGATCAATGAGGCTATCAAGATAACCAA aaggAAGCAAGCGTCCCCAGAACATAGTGTGAGGGAACATAGCGTGAGAAGAGAAGGTTTAAGAAATGGGGTTTCCACAAATGGCGCTCCATCACAAACTTCTCATCAACCCTCACCAATTCCATCATCACCCGATTCACATTCACTCCAACTTCATTATGATGAAACCGATGAAGATCATGCATATGCATCTGAACCCTTGGATCGAAG GAAGAGGCAGAGGCCTCAAAGGTATTCGGCACACGAGTTTGTAGAGGCCGTTTCCGACAATGATGGTGACAGTGACGATGATATAGTTGGTGAAGCAGTATACGATGAAGAATATCTAAAAAGAAGAAAAGGAAGGAGAAAGATGTCAAGTAGTTCTGAAGGTGAAGGAGATGAAGAGTATCATTGGGATGAAGAAAATGccaaggaggaagaagaagaagaagaggatgagGATGAAGGGGATGCGTCAATAAGTGCAAGTGAAGACAGTGATGTTCCACAAAGATCCAACAAGTTTTCGGGCCGGGCCCGTCGGGCCACAAAACTAAGGTCGGTTGTTGAACTCCAAGACGGTCTCCGACGCAGTAAACGGGCCACTCGTAACCGTATCGATTACACAAAGTATGAGTTTTCTGATTCCGAACCCGAGTTAGCCAAGCCCGAGAAGTTAAATGGGCCTAATAAAAACCATGAAGCAAGTGAAAGTGATACACCGGGTTTTCCCATGGGAAGTGACGATAATACTGGTACTGGTAGTGATACTGATAATGGGGAGGTGAA
- the LOC111916797 gene encoding DDT domain-containing protein DDR4 isoform X2 yields MSDEPSSSPIHCDGEINDNNKTAANNNNGSDAVVRRERPSRACTARSAARLYAAAAAEAAVVTGGRKQKSRRRPSRREIEEEEEEEEEQPPSPPNPYSTIVTPLVREPPLSQLSRWSIRSMWELASILNFFNVYRPLLNIKVEFSVEEFETALITPNGTLGDIHIPLLKAISPVTRMALGRNTWVTVLCRKLRDWWHWVAEGELPIVASHGAEIETYNTLDPGVRVIILKALCDIRVEQEDIRGYIDDSIKHGVPLSAFRKERTGGDSHGVSYWYEDDPIIGQRLYREIRTVEVKKGKGKNVQSVPSYQWETIATNLDEFQDVSEKLSSSKNRTESSLGKKLEDDILPEIEKVHKRKEKLLKRQHRQALLLDSMIIDALGPGRSLRGRKPVSYTFDDYDRSINEAIKITKKQASPEHSVREHSVRREGLRNGVSTNGAPSQTSHQPSPIPSSPDSHSLQLHYDETDEDHAYASEPLDRSNRKRQRPQRYSAHEFVEAVSDNDGDSDDDIVGEAVYDEEYLKRRKGRRKMSSSSEGEGDEEYHWDEENAKEEEEEEEDEDEGDASISASEDSDVPQRSNKFSGRARRATKLRSVVELQDGLRRSKRATRNRIDYTKYEFSDSEPELAKPEKLNGPNKNHEASESDTPGFPMGSDDNTGTGSDTDNGEVKMDGPVIEDEPKMEKEDEHKEPQAMKVDEPVEDEFEGGSQKRRFLDLNELAPGPGFEDGQTMKDEDTDNL; encoded by the exons ATGTCTGACGAACCATCCTCATCGCCGATCCATTGCGACGGCGAAATCAACGACAACAATAAAACTGCTGCAAACAATAACAATGGAAGCGACGCTGTAGTGAGGAGAGAGAGGCCTTCGCGGGCATGTACTGCTCGTTCCGCTGCACGGTTGTACGCAGCTGCCGCTGCGGAAGCGGCGGTTGTGACGGGTGGACGGAAACAGAAATCCAGACGGCGGCCTTCTCGGAGAGAAatagaggaggaggaagaagaagaagaagagcaaCCGCCTTCTCCGCCTAACCCGTACAGCACGATCGTGACGCCGTTGGTGCGAGAGCCTCCGCTGTCACAGTTGTCGCGATGGAGTATTAGGTCTATGTGGGAGCTAGCATCaattcttaatttttttaat GTTTATAGGCCTCTTTTGAATATTAAAGTTGAGTTTTCTGTTGAAGAGTTCGAAACAGCCCTGATTACACCGAATGGTACTTTGGGTGACATTCATATTCCTTTATTGAAG GCAATATCTCCAGTTACTCGGATGGCGTTAGGAAGAAACACATGGGTTACTGTTTTATGCAGAAAGCTAAGAGATTGGTGGCACTGG GTTGCAGAGGGGGAATTACCTATTGTAGCATCACATGG GGCGGAaattgaaacatataacacactTGATCCTGGTGTTCGTGTGATCATATTGAAAGCCTTATGTGACATTCGTGTTGAG CAAGAAGATATAAGAGGCTATATAGATGACTCTATAAAACATGGTGTTCCTCTTTCAGCATTTCGTAAAGAACGTACAGGTGGCGACTCTCATGGAGTTTCTTACTG GTACGAGGATGATCCTATCATTGGACAGAGGTTATACCGTGAAATTAGGACAGTGGAAGTGAAGAAAGGGAAGGGGAAAAATGTACAGTCTGTTCCATCGTATCAGTGGGAAACAATTGCTACTAATTTGGATGAGTTTCAAGACGTTTCA GAAAAACTATCTTCTAGCAAAAATCGTACCGAGTCTTCACTTGGGAAGAAACTAGAAGATGACATCCTACCAGAGATTGAGAAGGTCCATAAG AGGAAAGAGAAGTTGCTCAAGAGACAGCATAGACAAGCTCTTCTTCTTGATAGCATGATTATTGATGCACTTGGTCCAGGGCGTTCCCTACGTGGCAGAAAACCCGTGTCCTACACTTTTG ATGATTATGACCGATCGATCAATGAGGCTATCAAGATAACCAA gAAGCAAGCGTCCCCAGAACATAGTGTGAGGGAACATAGCGTGAGAAGAGAAGGTTTAAGAAATGGGGTTTCCACAAATGGCGCTCCATCACAAACTTCTCATCAACCCTCACCAATTCCATCATCACCCGATTCACATTCACTCCAACTTCATTATGATGAAACCGATGAAGATCATGCATATGCATCTGAACCCTTGGATCGAAG CAACAGGAAGAGGCAGAGGCCTCAAAGGTATTCGGCACACGAGTTTGTAGAGGCCGTTTCCGACAATGATGGTGACAGTGACGATGATATAGTTGGTGAAGCAGTATACGATGAAGAATATCTAAAAAGAAGAAAAGGAAGGAGAAAGATGTCAAGTAGTTCTGAAGGTGAAGGAGATGAAGAGTATCATTGGGATGAAGAAAATGccaaggaggaagaagaagaagaagaggatgagGATGAAGGGGATGCGTCAATAAGTGCAAGTGAAGACAGTGATGTTCCACAAAGATCCAACAAGTTTTCGGGCCGGGCCCGTCGGGCCACAAAACTAAGGTCGGTTGTTGAACTCCAAGACGGTCTCCGACGCAGTAAACGGGCCACTCGTAACCGTATCGATTACACAAAGTATGAGTTTTCTGATTCCGAACCCGAGTTAGCCAAGCCCGAGAAGTTAAATGGGCCTAATAAAAACCATGAAGCAAGTGAAAGTGATACACCGGGTTTTCCCATGGGAAGTGACGATAATACTGGTACTGGTAGTGATACTGATAATGGGGAGGTGAA
- the LOC111916797 gene encoding DDT domain-containing protein DDR4 isoform X1 — MSDEPSSSPIHCDGEINDNNKTAANNNNGSDAVVRRERPSRACTARSAARLYAAAAAEAAVVTGGRKQKSRRRPSRREIEEEEEEEEEQPPSPPNPYSTIVTPLVREPPLSQLSRWSIRSMWELASILNFFNVYRPLLNIKVEFSVEEFETALITPNGTLGDIHIPLLKAISPVTRMALGRNTWVTVLCRKLRDWWHWVAEGELPIVASHGAEIETYNTLDPGVRVIILKALCDIRVEQEDIRGYIDDSIKHGVPLSAFRKERTGGDSHGVSYWYEDDPIIGQRLYREIRTVEVKKGKGKNVQSVPSYQWETIATNLDEFQDVSEKLSSSKNRTESSLGKKLEDDILPEIEKVHKRKEKLLKRQHRQALLLDSMIIDALGPGRSLRGRKPVSYTFDDYDRSINEAIKITKRKQASPEHSVREHSVRREGLRNGVSTNGAPSQTSHQPSPIPSSPDSHSLQLHYDETDEDHAYASEPLDRSNRKRQRPQRYSAHEFVEAVSDNDGDSDDDIVGEAVYDEEYLKRRKGRRKMSSSSEGEGDEEYHWDEENAKEEEEEEEDEDEGDASISASEDSDVPQRSNKFSGRARRATKLRSVVELQDGLRRSKRATRNRIDYTKYEFSDSEPELAKPEKLNGPNKNHEASESDTPGFPMGSDDNTGTGSDTDNGEVKMDGPVIEDEPKMEKEDEHKEPQAMKVDEPVEDEFEGGSQKRRFLDLNELAPGPGFEDGQTMKDEDTDNL, encoded by the exons ATGTCTGACGAACCATCCTCATCGCCGATCCATTGCGACGGCGAAATCAACGACAACAATAAAACTGCTGCAAACAATAACAATGGAAGCGACGCTGTAGTGAGGAGAGAGAGGCCTTCGCGGGCATGTACTGCTCGTTCCGCTGCACGGTTGTACGCAGCTGCCGCTGCGGAAGCGGCGGTTGTGACGGGTGGACGGAAACAGAAATCCAGACGGCGGCCTTCTCGGAGAGAAatagaggaggaggaagaagaagaagaagagcaaCCGCCTTCTCCGCCTAACCCGTACAGCACGATCGTGACGCCGTTGGTGCGAGAGCCTCCGCTGTCACAGTTGTCGCGATGGAGTATTAGGTCTATGTGGGAGCTAGCATCaattcttaatttttttaat GTTTATAGGCCTCTTTTGAATATTAAAGTTGAGTTTTCTGTTGAAGAGTTCGAAACAGCCCTGATTACACCGAATGGTACTTTGGGTGACATTCATATTCCTTTATTGAAG GCAATATCTCCAGTTACTCGGATGGCGTTAGGAAGAAACACATGGGTTACTGTTTTATGCAGAAAGCTAAGAGATTGGTGGCACTGG GTTGCAGAGGGGGAATTACCTATTGTAGCATCACATGG GGCGGAaattgaaacatataacacactTGATCCTGGTGTTCGTGTGATCATATTGAAAGCCTTATGTGACATTCGTGTTGAG CAAGAAGATATAAGAGGCTATATAGATGACTCTATAAAACATGGTGTTCCTCTTTCAGCATTTCGTAAAGAACGTACAGGTGGCGACTCTCATGGAGTTTCTTACTG GTACGAGGATGATCCTATCATTGGACAGAGGTTATACCGTGAAATTAGGACAGTGGAAGTGAAGAAAGGGAAGGGGAAAAATGTACAGTCTGTTCCATCGTATCAGTGGGAAACAATTGCTACTAATTTGGATGAGTTTCAAGACGTTTCA GAAAAACTATCTTCTAGCAAAAATCGTACCGAGTCTTCACTTGGGAAGAAACTAGAAGATGACATCCTACCAGAGATTGAGAAGGTCCATAAG AGGAAAGAGAAGTTGCTCAAGAGACAGCATAGACAAGCTCTTCTTCTTGATAGCATGATTATTGATGCACTTGGTCCAGGGCGTTCCCTACGTGGCAGAAAACCCGTGTCCTACACTTTTG ATGATTATGACCGATCGATCAATGAGGCTATCAAGATAACCAA aaggAAGCAAGCGTCCCCAGAACATAGTGTGAGGGAACATAGCGTGAGAAGAGAAGGTTTAAGAAATGGGGTTTCCACAAATGGCGCTCCATCACAAACTTCTCATCAACCCTCACCAATTCCATCATCACCCGATTCACATTCACTCCAACTTCATTATGATGAAACCGATGAAGATCATGCATATGCATCTGAACCCTTGGATCGAAG CAACAGGAAGAGGCAGAGGCCTCAAAGGTATTCGGCACACGAGTTTGTAGAGGCCGTTTCCGACAATGATGGTGACAGTGACGATGATATAGTTGGTGAAGCAGTATACGATGAAGAATATCTAAAAAGAAGAAAAGGAAGGAGAAAGATGTCAAGTAGTTCTGAAGGTGAAGGAGATGAAGAGTATCATTGGGATGAAGAAAATGccaaggaggaagaagaagaagaagaggatgagGATGAAGGGGATGCGTCAATAAGTGCAAGTGAAGACAGTGATGTTCCACAAAGATCCAACAAGTTTTCGGGCCGGGCCCGTCGGGCCACAAAACTAAGGTCGGTTGTTGAACTCCAAGACGGTCTCCGACGCAGTAAACGGGCCACTCGTAACCGTATCGATTACACAAAGTATGAGTTTTCTGATTCCGAACCCGAGTTAGCCAAGCCCGAGAAGTTAAATGGGCCTAATAAAAACCATGAAGCAAGTGAAAGTGATACACCGGGTTTTCCCATGGGAAGTGACGATAATACTGGTACTGGTAGTGATACTGATAATGGGGAGGTGAA